The bacterium genome includes a region encoding these proteins:
- the alr gene encoding alanine racemase yields MHRPAGALQPARYFWVGALALATALRWAEVDLGAVRANCARILGHLPKGARLFAVVKAGGYGHGAVAVARAALDGGATGLAVATLEEARELSGLVRADHIVVMGGLVPGQASTAAAMGCSIGVSSRELAAALGATDEVVPVHLKIDTGLGRFGCSPEEAASLAGFIEDSPGLRLAGTWTHFASSESDPEMTRRQFDLFVATLATLDVDPGVRHACNSGSALRYPEYAFDGVRCGIAIYGCEWPGMRPALALRSVVTHVKTVSQGDTVGYGATWRSPGKSRVATVAIGYADGVLRARSNRGDVLVRGRRAPLIGVVSMDAITIDVTDVPGVEVGDVATLIGRQGDERITAEEVAGWSGTISYEVLTSLGNRVERRYAAG; encoded by the coding sequence TTGCACCGCCCCGCAGGGGCGCTGCAACCCGCAAGGTATTTCTGGGTCGGTGCACTAGCTCTGGCGACCGCTCTACGCTGGGCTGAGGTCGACCTCGGCGCGGTGCGCGCCAACTGCGCACGCATCCTCGGCCACCTGCCCAAGGGCGCCCGCCTCTTCGCGGTCGTCAAGGCCGGTGGCTACGGCCATGGCGCGGTCGCCGTGGCCAGAGCAGCGCTGGACGGAGGCGCCACCGGGCTGGCCGTCGCGACCCTCGAGGAGGCCCGCGAGCTGAGCGGCCTCGTCCGCGCCGACCACATCGTCGTCATGGGTGGCCTTGTGCCCGGCCAGGCGAGCACGGCCGCGGCCATGGGGTGCAGCATCGGCGTCTCCAGCCGGGAGCTCGCGGCGGCGCTCGGCGCCACCGACGAGGTCGTTCCCGTCCATCTGAAGATCGATACCGGCTTGGGCCGCTTCGGCTGCAGCCCGGAGGAGGCCGCGTCGCTGGCCGGGTTCATCGAGGACTCGCCGGGTCTGCGCCTCGCGGGCACCTGGACCCACTTCGCCTCGTCGGAGTCGGATCCGGAGATGACGCGCCGCCAGTTCGACCTCTTCGTCGCCACGCTGGCCACGCTCGACGTGGATCCGGGGGTGCGCCACGCGTGCAACTCGGGGAGCGCCCTCCGCTATCCCGAGTACGCGTTTGACGGAGTGCGATGCGGCATCGCCATCTACGGCTGCGAGTGGCCCGGCATGCGCCCGGCGCTGGCACTGCGGTCGGTGGTCACGCACGTCAAGACCGTGAGCCAGGGCGACACCGTCGGCTACGGCGCGACCTGGCGCTCGCCGGGCAAGTCGCGGGTCGCGACTGTCGCCATCGGCTACGCCGACGGCGTCCTCCGTGCGCGTTCCAACCGCGGCGACGTCCTGGTCCGTGGGCGCCGCGCGCCGCTGATCGGTGTGGTGAGCATGGACGCGATCACCATCGACGTCACCGACGTGCCCGGGGTCGAGGTGGGGGACGTGGCGACTCTCATCGGCCGCCAGGGGGACGAGCGCATCACCGCCGAGGAGGTGGCCGGCTGGTCGGGCACCATCTCATACGAGGTCCTGACGTCGCTGGGCAACAGAGTCGAGAGGCGCTACGCCGCCGGGTAG
- a CDS encoding NAD(P)H-hydrate dehydratase produces MQRIGVDAVSVARVALAVKRSGRGFLNKVYTPAEQAYCAGDAERLAGRWAAKEAVIKCFDGTSICFPRRRIEVLPGPNGAPRARLLGNDRGARVEVSITHHSRLAVATAHLEMPDLVDSLLPAPEPVLLPERPRDAHKGTFGTAVVLAGSLGFTGAAYLAATAAARTGAGLVRLLVADSIYPILAAKCTEVMATPVTEVAPGAIGHAAYDSILRQLTGAEVGVIGPGLGRDRSTWRLVLDLAVHARCPLVIDADGLNALADSPRAKGKLGKNRVLTPHPGEMARLMGRTIEAIAADRTAAARKAAREWGAVVVLKGAHTVVAHPDGRCNEDPHEVPALASGGTGDVLSGIIGGLIAQGSEPYAAAVSGVYIHAAAGRRIAQRLGESGLLASDLLLEIPQVMNVLRQGGL; encoded by the coding sequence ATGCAACGAATCGGGGTCGACGCGGTTTCGGTGGCGCGGGTGGCCCTGGCGGTCAAGCGCTCCGGCCGCGGCTTCCTCAACAAGGTCTACACCCCCGCGGAGCAGGCCTACTGCGCCGGGGACGCCGAGCGCCTCGCGGGCCGCTGGGCGGCCAAGGAGGCCGTGATCAAGTGCTTCGACGGCACCAGCATCTGTTTCCCCCGCCGCCGCATCGAGGTCCTCCCCGGTCCCAACGGCGCCCCCAGGGCGCGCCTCCTCGGCAACGACCGCGGCGCCCGCGTCGAGGTCAGTATCACCCACCACAGCCGGCTCGCCGTCGCCACCGCCCATCTCGAGATGCCCGACCTCGTCGACAGTCTCCTGCCGGCGCCCGAACCCGTCCTCCTGCCTGAGCGTCCGCGGGACGCGCACAAAGGCACCTTCGGGACCGCCGTCGTCCTGGCCGGCAGCCTCGGCTTCACCGGCGCCGCCTATCTCGCGGCGACGGCCGCAGCCAGGACAGGTGCCGGGCTGGTCCGGCTTTTGGTCGCCGACTCCATCTACCCGATCCTCGCGGCCAAGTGCACGGAGGTGATGGCGACCCCGGTGACGGAGGTGGCGCCGGGCGCGATCGGTCACGCCGCCTACGACTCGATCCTGCGCCAACTGACAGGTGCCGAGGTGGGCGTCATCGGTCCCGGTCTGGGCCGCGACCGCTCGACCTGGCGCCTGGTGCTCGACCTCGCCGTGCACGCCAGGTGCCCGCTGGTGATCGACGCCGACGGGTTGAACGCCCTCGCCGACTCGCCGCGGGCGAAGGGCAAGCTCGGCAAGAACCGCGTCCTCACCCCGCATCCCGGCGAGATGGCGCGACTGATGGGTAGGACGATCGAGGCGATCGCCGCGGATCGCACCGCGGCGGCGCGCAAGGCGGCCAGGGAGTGGGGCGCGGTGGTCGTGCTCAAGGGCGCCCACACCGTGGTCGCCCATCCCGATGGCCGGTGCAACGAAGACCCACACGAGGTCCCGGCCCTGGCGAGCGGTGGCACGGGCGACGTGCTCTCCGGGATCATCGGCGGACTCATCGCCCAGGGCTCCGAGCCCTATGCCGCCGCCGTCTCCGGCGTCTACATCCATGCCGCGGCCGGCAGGCGGATCGCGCAGCGGCTGGGCGAGTCGGGCCTGCTGGCCAGCGACCTGCTGCTCGAGATCCCGCAGGTGATGAACGTGCTCCGCCAGGGCGGCCTTTAG
- the glmS gene encoding glutamine--fructose-6-phosphate transaminase (isomerizing), whose protein sequence is MCGIIGYLGDREATPILMESLKRLEYRGYDSAGVAVLEKPAGNGSAHLTSVTKSEAKVDTLIERLTANMPTGTLGIGHTRWATHGKPTYVNAHPHTDCRGRIFVVHNGIIENFAALKAELQAAGHEFTSDTDTEVVPHLIEANYRGDFLAAVRAALKRIHGAYALAMFSTDDPDLLVGARLNAPLVVGLGENEYYIASDITAIIPYTKRVLVLGEGEVAAITPLGPEVSTLDGVSVEPKLIHVDWDLSQAQKGGYRHFMLKEIHESPEAVANAMRGRLNDDGTVSIREFDVDDDDLRRHREVLLLGMGTSLHAAMIGEFVIEDWAGIPARAEDASEFRYRRPTFGKDTLGVVVTQSGETADTLIGLHQAKDRGALTVAVTNVVASSAARDADGAIYLHSGPEIGVASTKTFLAHVVSLYLLGLRLATVHGRVSLERRHELVEALRALPDQVRGVLEREQEIEAIAHRYCRYRNFIYTGRGLGYPVALEGALKLKEISYVHAEGTTGGELKHGPIALLDDKFPVIAVCTASSTKDKMVSNVHEIVARDAPVLALVTEGDYSLDGVATDVFTMPAVEEASAVVLNTVMLQLFAYHVAVKLGQNVDQPRNLAKSVTVE, encoded by the coding sequence ATGTGCGGCATCATCGGCTACCTCGGCGATCGCGAGGCGACGCCCATCCTCATGGAGAGCCTCAAGCGACTCGAGTACCGCGGCTATGACTCAGCCGGCGTGGCGGTGCTGGAGAAGCCGGCCGGGAACGGTTCGGCCCACCTGACCAGCGTCACCAAGTCCGAGGCCAAGGTGGACACTCTCATCGAGAGGCTCACGGCCAACATGCCGACCGGGACGCTGGGCATCGGCCACACGCGCTGGGCGACGCACGGCAAGCCGACCTACGTCAACGCCCACCCGCACACGGACTGCCGCGGCCGCATCTTCGTCGTCCACAACGGCATCATCGAGAACTTCGCCGCGCTCAAGGCCGAGCTCCAGGCGGCCGGTCACGAGTTCACATCGGACACCGACACCGAGGTGGTCCCGCACCTGATCGAAGCCAACTATCGGGGCGACTTCCTGGCCGCGGTCCGCGCCGCTTTGAAACGCATCCACGGCGCCTACGCCCTGGCGATGTTCTCCACCGACGATCCGGACCTCCTGGTCGGCGCTCGCCTCAACGCGCCGCTGGTGGTCGGCTTGGGCGAGAACGAGTACTACATCGCCTCCGACATCACCGCGATCATCCCCTACACCAAGCGCGTGCTCGTGCTCGGCGAGGGCGAGGTGGCGGCGATCACACCTCTCGGCCCGGAGGTGTCCACCCTCGACGGCGTCAGCGTCGAACCCAAGCTCATCCACGTCGACTGGGATCTGAGCCAGGCGCAAAAGGGCGGCTACCGGCACTTCATGCTCAAAGAGATCCACGAGTCGCCGGAGGCCGTCGCCAACGCGATGCGCGGCCGGCTGAACGACGATGGCACCGTCTCGATCCGTGAGTTCGACGTCGACGACGACGACCTCCGCCGCCACCGGGAGGTGCTGCTGCTCGGCATGGGCACCTCGTTGCACGCGGCGATGATCGGCGAGTTCGTCATCGAGGATTGGGCCGGCATCCCGGCCCGCGCCGAGGACGCCTCAGAGTTTCGCTACCGCCGCCCGACCTTCGGTAAGGACACTCTGGGCGTGGTCGTCACCCAGTCCGGCGAGACGGCGGACACGCTCATCGGTCTCCACCAGGCCAAGGATCGTGGAGCCCTCACCGTCGCGGTCACCAACGTTGTCGCGAGCTCGGCCGCGCGCGATGCCGACGGCGCCATCTACCTGCATTCGGGACCCGAGATCGGGGTCGCATCGACGAAGACGTTTCTCGCCCACGTGGTCAGCCTGTACCTTCTCGGCCTGCGCCTGGCGACGGTCCACGGCCGCGTCTCGCTCGAGCGCCGTCACGAGCTGGTCGAAGCGCTACGGGCGCTGCCGGACCAGGTGCGCGGCGTCCTGGAACGCGAGCAGGAGATCGAGGCGATCGCGCACCGCTACTGCCGCTATCGCAACTTCATTTACACGGGCCGCGGTCTGGGTTACCCGGTGGCGTTGGAGGGCGCCCTCAAGCTGAAGGAGATCTCTTACGTCCACGCCGAGGGCACGACGGGCGGCGAGCTCAAGCACGGCCCGATCGCGCTGCTCGACGACAAATTCCCCGTCATCGCCGTCTGCACCGCGAGTTCGACCAAGGACAAGATGGTCAGCAACGTCCACGAGATCGTGGCGCGCGACGCGCCGGTGCTCGCGCTGGTGACCGAGGGCGACTACTCGCTGGACGGGGTGGCGACCGACGTCTTCACCATGCCGGCGGTGGAGGAGGCGTCGGCCGTGGTGCTGAACACAGTGATGCTGCAGCTGTTCGCCTACCACGTGGCGGTGAAGCTGGGCCAGAACGTCGACCAACCTCGCAACCTGGCGAAAAGCGTCACCGTCGAGTAG
- a CDS encoding TIGR00159 family protein produces MIQQFFLQLGEVVRHLGLGEVIDVAVVAFVLYQVLRLLRGTQGTQILVGLVLLAVIGVVASQFNLVLLTWLFKNAAFFIVIAVIVMFQPELRRALDQLGRIGHIGRPLSNYNTRLYSQAISEAIRAAERLSARRTGALIAFEREVGLEDYAATGVRINGDISAEVLQSIFYPNSPLHDGAVIVRGNRIIAAGCLLPLPEEGFVRERLGTRHRAALGLSLASDALVLVVSEETGNITVIEEGKITRNLDADGLRRRVSVKVPSPANGNGFLRFRR; encoded by the coding sequence GTGATCCAGCAGTTCTTCCTGCAGCTCGGCGAGGTGGTCCGGCACCTCGGCCTGGGCGAGGTCATCGACGTCGCCGTGGTCGCCTTCGTCCTCTACCAGGTGCTGCGGCTGCTCCGAGGCACGCAGGGCACGCAGATCCTGGTCGGGCTCGTCCTGCTCGCCGTCATCGGCGTCGTCGCCAGCCAGTTCAACCTCGTGCTGCTGACCTGGCTGTTCAAGAACGCCGCGTTCTTCATCGTGATCGCGGTCATCGTCATGTTCCAGCCCGAGCTGCGAAGGGCCCTCGACCAGCTCGGGCGCATCGGCCACATCGGCCGCCCGCTCTCCAACTACAACACGCGCCTCTACAGCCAGGCGATTTCCGAGGCCATCCGCGCCGCTGAGCGCCTGAGCGCGAGGCGTACGGGGGCGCTTATCGCGTTCGAGCGCGAGGTCGGGTTGGAGGATTACGCCGCCACCGGCGTGCGCATCAACGGCGACATCTCCGCGGAGGTCCTGCAGTCGATCTTCTATCCCAACTCGCCGCTGCACGACGGCGCCGTCATCGTGCGCGGGAATCGCATCATCGCCGCCGGCTGCCTCCTGCCGCTGCCCGAGGAGGGCTTCGTCAGAGAACGGCTCGGCACCCGGCACCGGGCGGCGCTTGGCCTGTCCCTGGCCTCGGACGCGCTAGTGCTCGTCGTCTCCGAGGAGACGGGGAACATCACCGTGATCGAAGAGGGCAAGATCACGCGGAACCTCGATGCGGACGGCCTTCGCCGCCGGGTGAGCGTCAAGGTGCCCTCGCCCGCCAACGGCAACGGCTTCCTGAGGTTCCGCAGGTGA
- the argF gene encoding ornithine carbamoyltransferase, producing MASVKALHGRDFLDIADFDPDELRQVLDLAHAIKAGRWSDRALAGRHIAMLFQKPSHRTRVSFEVGIARLGGATTTLTEQEVQLGVREAIADAARVLDRYVDGAVARLRKHDDLLELARSSAKPVINGLTDHSHPCQVLADLVTLEEARGPLAGQRVVYIGDGNNVVTSLIEASALTGFALTVVGPPDYHPRAAVLERARSISSGTLKVTLTDTVTALPGALKQHLEGASAIYTDVWASMGQESEKDDRREAFAPYQVTQALMDAAPGAIFMHCLPAHRGEEVTDEVVDGPRSVVFDQAGNRLYAQMALLASLFGAPV from the coding sequence ATCGCTTCTGTGAAAGCGCTCCACGGCCGCGACTTCCTCGACATCGCCGACTTCGACCCCGATGAGCTCCGGCAGGTGCTCGACCTGGCGCACGCCATCAAAGCCGGCCGCTGGTCGGACCGGGCCCTGGCCGGCCGCCACATTGCCATGCTCTTCCAGAAACCCTCGCACCGCACCCGCGTCTCGTTCGAGGTCGGCATCGCCCGCCTCGGCGGCGCGACGACGACGCTGACGGAGCAAGAAGTCCAGCTCGGCGTCAGGGAGGCCATTGCCGACGCCGCCCGTGTCCTCGACCGCTACGTGGACGGCGCCGTCGCACGCCTCCGCAAGCACGACGACCTCCTCGAACTGGCGCGCTCGTCGGCCAAACCGGTGATCAACGGCCTCACCGACCATTCCCACCCCTGCCAGGTCCTCGCCGACCTGGTCACCCTCGAGGAGGCAAGAGGGCCGCTGGCCGGCCAGCGCGTCGTCTACATCGGCGACGGCAACAACGTCGTCACCTCACTGATCGAGGCATCCGCCCTCACCGGCTTTGCCCTGACGGTGGTCGGCCCGCCAGACTACCATCCAAGGGCCGCGGTACTGGAACGAGCGCGTAGCATCAGCTCGGGGACGCTCAAGGTCACGCTGACCGACACCGTCACCGCGCTGCCGGGGGCTCTCAAACAGCACCTGGAAGGTGCGAGCGCGATCTACACCGACGTATGGGCCTCGATGGGACAGGAAAGCGAGAAAGACGATAGGCGAGAGGCCTTCGCCCCCTACCAGGTCACCCAGGCGCTGATGGACGCCGCACCCGGGGCAATATTCATGCACTGCCTCCCGGCGCATCGCGGCGAGGAGGTGACCGACGAGGTCGTCGACGGCCCGCGCTCGGTCGTGTTCGATCAAGCCGGCAACCGCCTCTACGCGCAGATGGCGCTGCTGGCCTCCCTTTTCGGAGCGCCGGTGTGA
- a CDS encoding tyrosine-protein phosphatase, with product MPLRSRVPPRAEEGRSAHARRSNEGAEEVRTEAGTQGSAVHQEVDEITSPPGGEVRVAPVGGSKLPLTARRLDWPDCRNARDLGGLPVPGGVTRTRMLVRSDNIANLTAAGHEAMIAYGVSTVIDLRSPSEVMGSRSPFITRGGLTHVHVPLVDDSMLLKLGEASGMFERYLLMLEHRQQAFSGIFNTVAAAEGGVLFHCFAGKDRTGLVAAMMLSLAGVEVEAIAGDYAETDTQLAARYQEWLAAAPPDRREEMRRELHCPPERVLAILDHLRQRWGGVETYLEMAGVSAGNLSRLGTRLT from the coding sequence GTGCCGCTACGATCCCGAGTTCCGCCCCGCGCTGAAGAAGGCCGGTCTGCTCACGCGCGACGCTCGAATGAAGGAGCGGAAGAAGTACGGACTGAAGCGGGCACGCAAGGCTCCGCAGTACACCAAGAGGTAGACGAGATCACCTCCCCACCCGGTGGGGAGGTGCGCGTGGCACCGGTGGGAGGGTCCAAATTGCCGTTGACGGCCCGGCGCCTCGACTGGCCCGACTGCCGGAACGCCCGCGACCTCGGCGGCCTTCCAGTGCCTGGCGGGGTCACACGCACGCGGATGCTCGTGCGCTCCGACAACATCGCGAACCTCACCGCCGCGGGGCACGAGGCGATGATCGCGTACGGGGTGAGCACCGTCATTGACCTCAGGAGCCCCTCGGAGGTGATGGGCTCTCGCAGCCCGTTCATCACTCGCGGGGGGCTCACACACGTCCACGTGCCCCTGGTCGATGACTCGATGCTGCTCAAGCTCGGCGAGGCATCCGGGATGTTCGAGCGATATCTGCTGATGCTCGAGCACCGCCAGCAGGCCTTCTCGGGCATCTTCAACACCGTCGCCGCGGCCGAGGGCGGGGTCCTGTTCCACTGCTTTGCCGGCAAAGACCGCACCGGCCTGGTGGCCGCGATGATGCTGTCTTTAGCCGGTGTGGAGGTGGAGGCGATCGCGGGGGATTATGCCGAGACCGACACCCAGCTCGCGGCCAGATATCAAGAGTGGCTTGCCGCCGCCCCACCCGACCGGCGTGAGGAGATGCGGCGGGAGCTGCATTGCCCGCCCGAGCGCGTCCTCGCCATCCTCGACCACCTGCGCCAGAGGTGGGGTGGGGTTGAGACCTACTTGGAAATGGCCGGAGTGAGCGCCGGCAACCTGTCCCGCTTGGGAACCAGGCTGACCTAG
- a CDS encoding 30S ribosomal protein S9 has translation MGTRPRSRRCSPSTPRETSRLAETFNRGTGRRKNAIARVRIQPGEGRVTVNDKDPLAYLGRRVLEMAALAPLRVTSTQRKFDITVKVVGGGTSGQAGAIAHGIARALCRYDPEFRPALKKAGLLTRDARMKERKKYGLKRARKAPQYTKR, from the coding sequence ATGGGCACCAGGCCCAGAAGCCGAAGGTGCTCACCTTCGACGCCAAGGGAGACATCAAGATTGGCTGAAACGTTCAACCGAGGCACCGGCCGGCGCAAGAACGCCATCGCGCGGGTTCGCATCCAGCCGGGCGAGGGCAGGGTCACCGTCAACGACAAGGACCCGCTCGCCTACCTCGGGCGGCGTGTCTTGGAGATGGCCGCGCTCGCCCCGCTCCGCGTAACCAGCACCCAGCGTAAGTTCGACATCACCGTCAAGGTCGTCGGGGGCGGCACCAGCGGCCAGGCGGGCGCGATCGCGCACGGCATCGCCCGCGCCCTGTGCCGCTACGATCCCGAGTTCCGCCCCGCGCTGAAGAAGGCCGGTCTGCTCACGCGCGACGCTCGAATGAAGGAGCGGAAGAAGTACGGACTGAAGCGGGCACGCAAGGCTCCGCAGTACACCAAGAGGTAG
- a CDS encoding 50S ribosomal protein L13, with protein MSKQKTWTAKAADLKSDWFVVDATDQVLGRLASGVAKILRGKHKPTFTPHLNSGDHVVVINAAKIKVTGTKLGSKEYTRYTGYPGGLRKRTLERAQELDPTFPLTNAVRGMLQHNTLGADMLTRLRVYAGAEHGHQAQKPKVLTFDAKGDIKIG; from the coding sequence GTGAGCAAACAGAAGACGTGGACGGCGAAAGCCGCAGATCTGAAGAGTGATTGGTTTGTGGTCGATGCCACCGACCAGGTCCTCGGCCGCCTGGCTTCAGGCGTCGCCAAGATCTTGCGGGGCAAGCACAAGCCCACGTTCACCCCTCACCTGAACAGCGGCGACCACGTCGTGGTCATCAACGCGGCCAAAATCAAGGTCACGGGCACCAAGCTGGGTAGCAAGGAGTACACGCGTTACACCGGCTACCCGGGCGGACTGCGCAAGCGAACCCTGGAGCGCGCGCAGGAGCTGGACCCGACCTTCCCGCTGACCAACGCCGTGCGCGGGATGCTGCAGCACAACACCCTCGGGGCGGACATGCTCACCCGACTACGCGTTTACGCCGGGGCCGAGCATGGGCACCAGGCCCAGAAGCCGAAGGTGCTCACCTTCGACGCCAAGGGAGACATCAAGATTGGCTGA
- the truA gene encoding tRNA pseudouridine(38-40) synthase TruA yields the protein MNIKVVLEYDGSGFAGWQQQAHGRTVESELKRALREVTGEERKVYAAGRTDAGAHAEGQVVTFETDGRITPQRLVAALNARLPSDVAVLAADVAPDGFHARYSARWRRYRYRYLDRQSRAALERGRCWHVRGPLDVDAMARAAAALVGKHDWTGYCSASEPPDSRVREMRSVKVARRGDFVELELVAEGFLRGLARGIAGALAEVGRGRRPPEWVREILEARDRRMAPRTAPAGGLTLMEVIY from the coding sequence GTGAATATCAAAGTCGTGCTCGAGTACGACGGAAGCGGGTTTGCCGGCTGGCAGCAGCAGGCCCACGGGCGAACCGTGGAGTCCGAGCTGAAGCGGGCCCTGCGCGAGGTGACGGGCGAGGAGCGCAAGGTGTACGCCGCCGGGCGGACGGACGCGGGCGCCCACGCCGAAGGGCAGGTGGTGACCTTTGAGACCGATGGGCGCATCACGCCGCAGCGCCTGGTGGCGGCGCTCAACGCCCGGCTTCCGAGCGATGTGGCGGTGCTGGCTGCGGACGTCGCGCCGGACGGTTTCCACGCCCGGTACTCGGCGCGCTGGCGGCGTTACCGCTACCGCTACCTGGACCGCCAGTCGCGGGCGGCCCTCGAGCGGGGCCGCTGCTGGCATGTCCGCGGCCCGCTGGACGTGGATGCGATGGCGCGGGCGGCGGCTGCGCTCGTCGGCAAGCACGACTGGACCGGCTACTGCTCGGCCTCCGAGCCTCCCGATTCGAGGGTGCGCGAGATGCGCTCCGTCAAAGTCGCGAGGCGAGGGGACTTCGTCGAGCTGGAGCTGGTCGCGGAGGGCTTCCTGCGCGGCTTGGCGCGCGGCATCGCCGGAGCGCTGGCCGAGGTGGGCCGAGGCCGGCGGCCGCCGGAGTGGGTGCGGGAGATCCTCGAGGCGCGGGACCGCCGGATGGCGCCCCGCACGGCCCCGGCGGGGGGCCTGACATTGATGGAAGTGATTTACTAA
- a CDS encoding 50S ribosomal protein L17, with product MRSRRSSSRRASSSPKRWAPSCEADVRHQKSGRRFNRDTDARKALMRNLCTSLLESGRITTTEPRAKELRRWVERLITAAKAKDLSARRRVSEEVSKPEVVERLFSNLVPRLADRPGGYTRIIHKGPRLGDAAPMVIIELVD from the coding sequence ATGAGATCAAGGAGAAGCTCGTCGAGAAGGGCTTCATCAAGCCCGAAGAGATGGGCACCGTCCTGCGAGGCTGACGTGCGCCACCAAAAGAGCGGTCGCCGCTTCAACCGGGACACGGATGCACGCAAGGCGCTCATGCGCAACCTGTGCACGTCACTGCTCGAGAGCGGCCGCATCACCACGACCGAGCCGCGCGCCAAGGAGCTGCGCCGCTGGGTCGAGCGCCTGATCACCGCCGCCAAGGCCAAAGACCTCAGCGCGCGACGGCGCGTGAGCGAAGAGGTCTCGAAGCCGGAGGTGGTCGAGCGATTGTTCTCGAACCTCGTGCCCCGCCTGGCCGACCGGCCCGGCGGCTACACGCGCATCATCCACAAGGGCCCGCGTCTGGGCGATGCCGCGCCAATGGTGATCATCGAGCTGGTTGATTGA
- a CDS encoding DNA-directed RNA polymerase subunit alpha — MTVTPQVRKLETSANYGKFDIEPLDPGFGTTLGNTLRRVLLSSLWGAAVTSIQIDGVAHEFTAIPHVKEDVTEVILNLKQLCLKSFTEDPVTLLLDVKGPAEVHASHIQASSDVDIVNPDLYICTLAAKGHLRMELNVERGKGYVPAERNKREGQPIGVIPIDAIFSPVEKANFSVEKTRVGQSTDYDRLIIEVWTDGTMTPEEAVSHAAELFTQHLNLFVRFRDSIEKHEAELRGASGGQSRLNDTPIEELDLSVRAFNCLKANEIQTVGQLLEKREEELLALRNFGRKSLDEIKEKLVEKGFIKPEEMGTVLRG; from the coding sequence ATGACGGTCACCCCGCAGGTGCGCAAGCTCGAGACGAGCGCGAACTACGGCAAGTTCGACATCGAGCCGCTCGACCCTGGATTCGGGACGACGCTCGGCAACACGCTCCGCCGCGTGCTGCTCTCTTCGCTGTGGGGGGCGGCGGTGACCTCGATCCAGATCGACGGGGTCGCCCACGAGTTCACGGCCATCCCGCACGTGAAAGAGGACGTGACTGAGGTCATCCTCAACCTGAAACAGCTCTGCCTGAAGAGCTTCACCGAGGATCCGGTCACCCTTTTGCTCGACGTCAAGGGCCCGGCGGAGGTGCACGCTTCACACATCCAGGCCTCCTCGGACGTGGACATCGTCAACCCCGACCTCTACATCTGCACGCTGGCCGCCAAGGGCCACCTGCGCATGGAGCTGAACGTGGAGCGGGGCAAGGGCTACGTGCCGGCGGAGCGCAACAAGCGCGAGGGCCAGCCGATCGGGGTCATCCCGATCGACGCGATCTTCTCTCCGGTGGAGAAGGCGAACTTCTCGGTCGAAAAGACCCGTGTGGGCCAGTCGACCGACTACGACCGCCTGATCATCGAGGTCTGGACGGACGGCACCATGACGCCCGAGGAGGCCGTCAGCCACGCCGCCGAGCTCTTCACGCAGCACCTCAACCTGTTCGTCCGCTTCCGCGACTCGATCGAGAAGCACGAGGCGGAGCTTCGCGGCGCGAGCGGTGGGCAGAGCCGATTGAACGACACTCCCATCGAGGAGCTCGACCTTTCGGTCCGCGCGTTCAACTGTCTCAAGGCCAACGAGATCCAGACCGTCGGGCAGTTGCTGGAGAAGAGGGAAGAGGAGCTGCTTGCACTGCGCAACTTCGGGCGCAAGTCGCTCGATGAGATCAAGGAGAAGCTCGTCGAGAAGGGCTTCATCAAGCCCGAAGAGATGGGCACCGTCCTGCGAGGCTGA
- a CDS encoding 30S ribosomal protein S4: protein MANYSGPVCRFCRREGAKLYLKGERCYTPKCAIERRAFAPGMHGQARKRKTSDYGLQLRAKQKARRLYGLLEKQFRNYFELAEREPGVTGLNLLRHLELRLDNVVYRLGLGASRKQARQLVAHRHFEVNGKTVNVASYQLKPGDVVKVRPANGVIDVALEASKVRPVPSWLAFSADDKSAKILARPDRHEMETGVEEQLIVEFYSR, encoded by the coding sequence ATGGCGAACTACAGCGGTCCCGTCTGCCGTTTCTGCCGCCGCGAGGGCGCCAAGCTCTACCTCAAGGGCGAGCGGTGCTACACGCCCAAGTGCGCGATCGAGCGCCGCGCGTTCGCGCCCGGCATGCACGGCCAGGCGCGCAAGCGCAAGACCTCCGATTACGGCCTGCAGCTTCGCGCCAAGCAGAAGGCGCGCAGGTTGTACGGCCTGCTGGAAAAGCAGTTCCGCAATTACTTCGAGCTGGCGGAGCGCGAGCCGGGCGTCACCGGACTCAACCTCCTGCGCCACCTCGAGCTGCGCCTGGACAACGTCGTTTACCGGCTCGGCCTGGGCGCCTCGCGCAAGCAGGCCCGCCAGCTGGTCGCGCACCGGCACTTCGAAGTCAACGGCAAAACGGTCAACGTGGCGTCGTACCAGTTGAAGCCGGGTGACGTGGTGAAAGTCAGGCCGGCCAACGGCGTCATCGACGTCGCGTTGGAGGCTTCCAAGGTACGGCCGGTGCCCTCGTGGCTTGCATTCAGCGCGGACGACAAGTCCGCGAAGATCCTCGCCCGGCCGGACCGCCACGAGATGGAGACCGGCGTCGAGGAGCAGTTGATCGTCGAGTTCTACTCTCGGTAA